GGGAAATGttcacttaaaattttaaaaaagcttaAATCAGGTTTAAAAGATGATTCTGAgtacattacatttttatttgcatacCCTAGTTTGTGACATTAAGTACAGTACTATAGAAGTCAATTTCAATGTCTTAAAAGAGCTAAAGGAGAGAATTTACAATATGGAAAGCATTGTTAAACAGTAGCTAATACATATAGTTACATTTACTTACTGAATTTCACCTTTTGTAAAACTGCATGTTGACTTTCAAACATATTCACAGCAGATGTAAGGTTTTAGGTTCCCTTCAAGAACAACCGCTGAATTCTCACTCGTATCTGTTGAGTCTTGATACTGTATATAATGGGGTTCATCAAAGGTGGGAAAAGGATGTAGACATTGCCCATGAGGACATGAACCAATGGTGAGAGATGCTTCCCAAAGCGGTGAACCATGGTCAGACCAATGATGGGGATGTAGAAAACCAAAACAGCAGAGATGTGAGATACACATGTTTGCAAAGACTTGATTCTCTCCTCCCTGGATGCAATAGACAGAACTGTGTACAGGATCATAATATATGATATTAATATTAGCACTGAGTCCACTAACAAGTTGCTGATCACCAGAGCTAGACCATAGATGCTATTGAAGCGGATATCTCCACAGGCCATTCTAATTAAGTCTTGGTGCAGGCAGAAAGAATGGGAGAGGAAATGAGGCCTGCAGTAATTTAAGAACTTCAGGCGGATAATAACTGGAGGAATGAGCATAGAACTCCTACATAAGATGGCCACTCCGATTTTCAGGA
This Mus musculus strain C57BL/6J chromosome 7, GRCm38.p6 C57BL/6J DNA region includes the following protein-coding sequences:
- the Olfr620 gene encoding olfactory receptor 620 → MTALSVTNYTSSRFALTGFPGLEIYYFWISVPFFIIYVTVFLGNCMVLHVIRTELSLHQPMFYFLAMLALTDLCMGLSTVHTVMGILWGFLQEISLDACIAQSYFIHGLSFMESSVLLAMSFDRYIAICNPLRYSSILTNDRILKIGVAILCRSSMLIPPVIIRLKFLNYCRPHFLSHSFCLHQDLIRMACGDIRFNSIYGLALVISNLLVDSVLILISYIMILYTVLSIASREERIKSLQTCVSHISAVLVFYIPIIGLTMVHRFGKHLSPLVHVLMGNVYILFPPLMNPIIYSIKTQQIRVRIQRLFLKGT